The Verrucomicrobiota bacterium DNA window ATCTGGCTCAGGGCATAAATCACCCTCTGGCGCAGCTGGTCGGGCGCGGCCGTGTAATGATGCAAGATCCATTGTTGCAGCGCTCCCACCGAGTTGCCTGAAGGCGTGGGGATGGTCGAGGCTGGCAGGGAAAACTGCCAATCCAAGTGCCCGGGGATGCCCAGGGACTGCACCTGGGCAATCGACGTGTCATGGGGGCCAAAGGAGGATTGCTCGAGATAGCGCGCCACGGCGAGCGAGGGCAGGGCGGAAGGGGGCGCCACAAGCTGAACCGTCGCTTCGCCATAAGCACTCGGGTGTGCCGCGGACGACGCGCGCACCTTCAGTTGGGCCGGCGACGGAAGCAGTGCCGGTGCCATGTAGTTTCCAAGGGCATCGATCACCCCGTTGACGCTGCCCCCGACCACGGACCACACCACGGCGGTGTTGGCACTGCCGGTAACCGTGGCCGCAAAGGACTGGGTTTGCCCCAAGAGAACCGTGGCTGATCCTGGAGACACGCTTACCGTAACCGAAGCCGCCTGCACAGCGGCGTTGACCGAGTTTCCTTTGACAGCACCTGGGCCTGGGTGGCGCACCGCAAACGCGATGGTTCCCGCACTCGATGCCATGCCGGTGGCCGTCAATCGGGTCTTGGAGACATAGGTCGTCGGCAAATCCATGCCGTTGGCCGTGACCACGGAATCCGCCGCGAAATTGTTTCCGTTCAGACTGATCGAGAAGCTGCCGGTTTGAAGGCTCGAGGGCGAAATACTCCACAACCAAGGATAGGGCCTCGTGACGGTGAGCGAGGTTGATGCTGTGGTGGCAGGAAACGCGGTACTGCGCGCCGTGATGGTCAGCACGCTGTTCATGGGCGCTGCGGAGGGAGCTCGATAGAGTCCGGAAGCGGAGATCGTTCCCAAAGTCACATCCCCGCCGGGGATGCCATTGACAAGCCATTCGACGTTATTGGGGGTGATGGGAACATAAGCTCCAAAGGACTTGGTGCCTCCGATCTCCACCGTCGAGTTCCGTGGCCAAAGATCAATGGCCCCATAAACTTGAGCCTGGCTGGCAAAGGTCCCTCCCCAGGCGAGGAGGATCGTGGCCAACGCGACGAGCCCGCGAGCCGTGGGAACGATGAGTCGGGAGGGGTATTTGGATTTCATGTCGCTCGAGTTGTGTGCTTCCTTTCCCCCATCGAATCACAATGCGGCAAATGGCACCATAGGCCGAAAGGACTACCCCGCACTCATCGGACCTGTTCCGCGGAAGAGGCAGGTTAGGAGCAGCAGAAGTCATCGACGACGCCGTCGCCGATGGCGCGACCCAAGCGATGCTCGAACCGTGGGTGGTAATCCGGGCCTGAGGAGAATCAAAGCCCGTTACGGGACCAGAACAGGATGATCCCTCGGTCCTTCTCTGGTTTCAGCGAATCTCAAACGAAATCTCGTTGCGGCCAGGAACGGAGTTACGATCGACCTTCTCAAAAACATCCACTTCAAAAGCCTTTCCCACATTGTTCCCCGCGAGATCCTCAAGAATCGACGGAACCCGAATCACCCCGCACCCGGCCAACCAAGGTTGATCGGGAATCCACCGCCATTCGGACTCCAACGCATGCAATTCCGCTCGTCCGGCGATTTCCGCATTCCCCGCCCTCCGGATGGATAGCAGCCTTCCGGCCAAACCGAAGTCGAGAGGTTCGCCAAATCGCACCACAAGCGGATCCCTCGTTCCGGCTCGAGGGGTCGCGAGGCGCCACGTCAATGGGTCGATTGGAGTGCGATCCGGGGGGGCCACCCGGAACGTCTTCAAGGCCGGAGCAGCCAGCGGCCGTCCTTGCGCGTCGGGCCACTTCGAATCGATGCGCAGACTGTAACGCCGCCCCGCCTTGATGGCAGGCCCCACCTCTTCCAACGGTTTCACGCCGCGCTTGATCCGGCCCGGATCGATGAAGAGCGTCAGCCGCGTCTGCGCGGCATCCCACAGTTCCTCGTCGATTTCCAAGAAGGGGATCTCCACCGTTTTCCCCCATTCGTCGCGGAGTTCGATAAAATCATAAATGTGTCCGCGGGACATGGAACCCGAGAACACGAGGTAAAACTTCAGCAGGTTCTCGGGCAAAACCTCGGAACTCGGATAAATCGAAAGCACGCGCGTCGGCGGTCCCTCAGGGTGATTCGGAATGGATAGGGTCGCCCTGACGGGGAGCAGATCCCCGGCGCGAAAGACCGCCTCATACCGGAGCCCCGGTTCGAGCGCGTAGTCAGGTTCGAAGCGCAAATAAGCCTTTTCGGGTGCAAAATCGAACCGCCCTCCCATCGCCGGCACATCCAACGCCTTCAGGAGGTCTTTGGGAACCACCCGAACGGAAAGCCACCGTTCCGGCTCGATCCCCTGGTCCCTCTCCGACTTCAAACGCGCCCACATCTCTGCCCCAAGCCCCGATACTTCCACCCGGTAGTTGGACGGAGAACCAGGCAGGGGCTGCCAGGTTAGCACAGGCTTGTCCTCTGCCCACAACACGGTCGCGATGGACAGTCCCGTCCAAAGAACAAGCAGACGCTTCACGATTCCCCTCAGGCAAACGTTCAAAGCGAATACGACTGGTTGATCAACCAAGCCGCGCGCCCAGGGATCATGGCGTCCCGTGCCAACAGGGCGCCGTGCCCCGGATCGATGAATAGCCATCACGTCGGCTCAGGGCAGCGGCAAAGAATCCAGATCAAGCGCTCCCCCCTCAGCCTTCCGCAAGACCAAGGCCTGAGAAGCGTCGAAACGATCGAGTTGATCGACCCCCTTCCATGCCTCGATGGTTTCATAGGCCAGTCCCTGCTTGTCGGCCACACGACTCGTGATGCTCTCCGATTTCGCGATGTCCGTAGTGTCGATTTTCATGATTCCGCGGCTGGAATTGGCCAGCAGCAAGTAATCTTTGCCCCCCTTGTGGTAGGCAATCATGTCGAGCGGACGGTTGCGGTTGCCCAACTCCGCGATGGTCTTGCCGCGAATCTTCGCCCCTGGCTGAAGTTCCTTCAGCGGGAATTGCACCAAGGGCGTGCAAGTGTAGGCGGCCAGCAGGTGGTCCTCGCCCTCGACCTTGAACTGCACAAACGTGCGAATGGGGGATCGCGTCTCGAACGCTCCGTGAGCGCCATGGTAGATTTCCACAGATGTTCCTTTGCCCGCCGTTTGGAATGGAAAAGGCAAGGCCCGCAGCGTTGAAGCGAATTCCTCGTTCGAAAGGCCCGCCACCACCACCCGTCCATCCACAAAGGCCAGGTCCGTGATCGACTCGAGCCGGGGATTGCTCTGACGCTGACCCTGTCCAACCATGGCATCCGCCGGAGGATTCGGCAGAGTCGCGCGCGAATGTTTCACATTCTCGAGCGAAACGGCCTCGATGCGTCCCTCGTGATGAACCCTGACCAGCACCGCCGAAGCCTCTGGTCCGCGCCCCCGGGAAACCGCGACGTACACCTTTCGCGAAATGGGATTCACCGCCAGATCGTTGATCAGAACTTGTTCGGCCTCCGTCCCGAGCAAACCGGCGATTTTCTGATTCAGCCCTTTGACGTGGACCTGGGCTGATGCAGGAGCAGGCACACGGTCCTGGGTGTCCAGTGCCACAAGGGCGGCAGATTTGGCGTCCGCCATCAGGAGCACCCCGTCAGGCCCGAAGGCCAATGGCCCGATGCTCTTGAGTTCGACTTTGCCCGAAACCATGCCTTCCGTCCAAGAGGCACCCACCGCGGCAATAGCCAGGAAGCTCCCGGCCAGCAATGAGAAGTACTTTTTCATAGAATCAACTGGAATTGGATCCAGAGCTGCGGAGGACCCCGAACCAGGAGTCAGGCGGTTCCGGATTGAAAAGCAGCATCCGCTTCCAACCGAAACCGTCAAGCCTGGGATCCAGGAGTCCTCAAGAATTCTCGCGAAAATAGCCGCTCAGCCAGAACTTCCTGTCTCATGACCTCCAACAAACAGCGGCTGGACTGCCTCTAAAGTGGCCCCCACCATTCTCGTTTCGCCTGGGTATCGAAATCCCATTGAAACCCGCGCCTCTTTTTCGCAACGTCTGGCATGTCCTTTCCCCACGGAACCGATGCCGGACTTGACTCCGTCAAAGCAACCCCGCTTGGGGACAGGTTTGCCTGGAATCGACGCGCTTTCCTGCACGCGGCGGGATGGGCGTCCCTGGGTGGCCTGGGAGTTTCCAGTCTTTCAGCCCAGCAAACCGGCCCTTCCGCCCGCCGACCCCGGCCTTGCCTGACGCCCGGCTCGATCGGAGTCGAGGGGAAGCAAATGGAGGTCATGGAAATGGCGGTTCGCCACGGTTTCGAGGCTGTCGAGCCGTTCCCCGGTTTCCTGGCAGGCAAGAAGTCGGATTTGGGAGAGGTGCGTCAGGTCATGAAACGCCACGGCTTGACCTGGGGTGCGTCTGGGCTTTCCGTGGATTTCCGCAAAGACGACAACGTCTTCAGGCAAGGGATGAAGGGACTCCCGCGGTTGGCGCAAGCCCTCCAGGAATTCGAAGCCACTCGAGTCGGCACCTGGATATCCCCCAGCCACGCCACCCTGCCCTACCTCCAGAATTTCAAACTCCACGCCACCCGGCTCCGGGAAATCGCCAGCCTTCTGAAAGATCACGGCCTCCGCCTCGGCCTCGAGTATGTGGGAACCCACACGTTGCTGGTCCGTCAGCGTTATCCATTCGTTCACACCCTGGCGGAAACCCAGGATTTGATCGGTGAAATCGGCACGGGCAACGTCGGTGTGGTGCTCGACACGTGGCACTGGTGGCAGGCGGAGGACACTCCAGCCGACATCGAATCACTCAAGGCCGAGGATATCGTCTCGGTCGATTTGAATGACGCGCCGGCCGGAATTGAGAAGCGATCCCAACTCGACCATCAACGCGAATTGCCCGGCGCCACCGGCGTCATCGACGTGGCGCCCTTCCTGAGGGCGCTCGCCAAAATCGGATACGACGGCCCGGTTCGACCAGAGCCCTTCAACAAGGTTCTCAACGCCCTCCCCAACGAATCCGCGCTGGAAGCCACCGCTCGGGCGATGAAGAAAACCCTGGCTCTCGCGGGCTCATTCTGACGTGACCTTGCTGCCCGTCCTACGTCCGTTTCTGTTTCCCCTCTGCCTGGCCGCCTTCGTGGGCTCGGCGATGGCTCAACCCTCCTGGTTTGGACGCTGGGGCGGGCTGGACCTCAAAGACCTGATCGTGCCGCTCATTCAGGTGATCACCTTTGGCATGGGCACGACATTGAGCCCCGCGGACTTCACCAGGATTTTGAAGCAGCCTGGGCCCATTCTGATCGGTTTCGTGCTCCAGTTTAGCGCGATGCCTCTCGTCGGTTATGCCATCGCCACGGGGATGGCTTTCGAGCCTGAAGTCGCCGCAGGAATCGTTCTCATCGGTTCCGTGTCCGGAGGCGTGGCTTCCAACCTCATTACTTATCTGGCCGGTGGGAATGTGGCTTTGTCCGTCACCATGACGGCCTGTTCAACCCTGGCCGCGCCCTTTGCCACGCCCGCATTGATGAAATTGCTCGCGGGCCGCCTGGTTCCCATCGACGCCTCCGGCATGATGGTCGAGATCTGCAACATGATCCTGGTTCCCATCGTGACCGGCCTGGCCGCCCACGAAATGCTTTACGGACGCCGCGCGATTTGGAAGAGCGGTTCGACTCTCGCAACTGTTACTGCCCTCGCCGTCGGACTCGCCGCCGCCTCGGGTTCGCTTCCCGTGCCCCTGGCGCTGCGCAAAGGGTTGATCATTGGCTTTCTCCTCCTCGGCCTGGTCGCTCTGACCAAGTGGATCGTGGAAATCATCCTGAAACGGGAGGGGAACTGGATGGACGCGGCACTCAGTTTCTTTTCCATGCTTGGCATTTGCATCATCGTGGCCATCATCACCGCGCGTTCGCGCGACAAGTTGATCGAAGTGGGACCCAAGTTGCTTCTCGCCGTCATTCTGCACAATGCCATCGGATTTTGGCTGGGCTACGGCGGCGCCCGCCTGGCGCGACTGGATGAACGTACCGCTCGGACCGTCTCCATCGAAGTCGGCATGCAGAATGGCGGCATGGCTTCCGCACTGGCCATGGGCGTCATGAACAGCCCGGCCGCCGCCCTGGCCGCCGCCATCTTTGGACCTTACATGAATGTCTCCGGCGCTTTGTTGGCCACTTGGTGGAAACGCAACCCGCCAAAAGATCTCCCACCGGAATCCTCAACTCCGTCGCGATGAAGAAAACCAAGCGTCCCACCGCCGCTAAAACGCGCTCGACCCGCCCACGCCGTCAAACCCCGGCCCGAAAACCGGCCCGGCCAAAGCGTCGAATTCCGGTCGCCCCCAAACCAACCCAGTCAGGACCCATCCCCGCCATTCTCCTTGAAGGCGATGACTGGCCATGGGCGATTCCGGCTGAAAATCCCGTCCCTCAAGCCGCTGAAATCGAGGCGCCGGTCGTCACAGACCCCCCCTCCCTCTCCTCCGTCTCACTCCAGCTTGCCTCTGATGTTTCAGAAGATTCCGATCCCCCAGCCCCAGCCGCCTCCCCCTCCGATGTGAGCGCCTTGGCGCCAGTCGATGCTTTACCGCCTTCCCCCGCCCCCGAGCCTTTGAGGATCGAAGTCGCGCCAGAGTTGGGCTCCACCCTCTGGCTCGCCGCGGTTGAACCCCGCAAACTCCACGCGAGTTGGACCCTTGACCCGGCCGGCTCAAAGCAGGCGGAAGTCTCCGCGATCTTCCTGCATGTTTGGCGCTTTTCCCCCGGAACCGAATTCGACACCCTCGTGGAAGTCTCTGGATCCGCCTCGCACCAATTCATCGAGGTGCCTTTCGCGGACTCAGATTATCGGGCCGAACTGGGCTGCTTTGAAGCCTCCGGCATTTGGCGGCCAATGGCCCTTTCGGACCCCGTCCGAACATTTCGTTCCCCGGTCCAAGAAGACCCTCCCTCGGAGTTGGAACGTCTTGCGGCACCAGGATTGCCCGATTCGTCATCACCCTGCACCGAGACGGTGGTGCCCCCTTCAGAACCTCCGGCACTGCCCCACCCCCGATCGCAAGATCCTGTCGAAAACCCGATCACGACGGACGGAGATGCCGCCACGCCTCAGCCTTCTTCTCTCCCCAGCAGCGGAACAATCGGCAACGCAGTGCACCAGCACGCTTCAAGTCCTTCGCCAAGCAGCCTTAGCCTCCAGGAAGAATCGAGCCCGGAATCGCCTCGATCCTTCTGGTTCCGCACCGAGGTTGAGTTGGTCGTGTACGGCGCGACCGAACCGGGAGCCAGCCTCGATCTCGCGGGAATGCATATTCCTCTCCGGCCCGATGGCACCTTTACCGCTCGCCTGGCCTTTCCCGATGGACAACACCATCTGCCTGTCCGAGCCACTTCACCCGATGGCAAAGACACCCGCCTCATTCAGTTCGAACTGCAACGTCAAACACGATGAGGCTTGAATCATGCCGCTCTGAACTCTACCCGCGCTTGAACGCTGGCCACCCCATGAAAACTCCGGTTTCAACGAGCCGTTTACGTTGTGAGTCCTTCGTCCGGGTCATGGCCGCAATCTTTCTGTCGATCGCGTCCAACCACCCACCGGCGACCCATGGAGCCTTGCCGTCGACGATGCTGCCCCCGGGCACCCTCATCCACGCCGATCTTGAGTATGCCCGCGTCGAGAACACTTCGTTGAAGTTGGACCTCTACTGTCCTCCTCGCGGCAAGGAGCGGCCGCCGCTCTTGGTCTGGATCCACGGTGGCGCATGGCAATCGGGCAGCAAGGAGGAACCCAGCCCCGCCCTCAAGCTCTTGCCGCAGGGATACGCCGTGGCCCATGTGCAATACCGCCTCAGTTCCCAGGCCCTATGGCCCGCTCAAATGGAGGACTGCGCCGCTGCCATCGGCTATCTACGCGAGCGCGGCCGGGAGTTTCATTTTGACGAGCAACGCATCGCGGTCTGGGGATCCAGTGCCGGAGGTCACTTAGCCGCGATGTTGGGCGCACGCACTGCCCTGGCCCTGAGCGCCGATCCGCAAGCCCCCTTCAAACCCGGCTGGACCGGAGTCCAAGCCGTGGTGGATTGGTTCGGGCCGACCGACTTTTTGCAGATGGACAAAGCCGGCAGCAGCATCCGTCACAACGCGGCGGATTCTCCGGAGTCCAGGCTCATCGGCGGTGCCATTCCAGACCACCCCGACCGCACCGCCCAGGCCAATCCGATCCATCACCTCTCGCGGCGCAAACCGGGCACCGTGCCGCCTTTTCTCATCATGCATGGCACGAAGGACAACCTGGTTCCCTTTCATCAAAGCGAGTTGTTGCGCGACGCGCTGCGCGGCGAAGAGCTGACGTTTGTGCCTGTGCCCGAGGCTGGACATGGTTTTCAAGGAGATGAACCGTTGGAAACGGTTCGTGGGTTCCTGGCCCGAACGCTGCTGGACCCCAATCGCTGGCCTTCGCGTAGCCGGGGAGCCGCACGCCCTTACGGAATCTTCTCGAAGTCCAACTTGGCGGCTTGGTGCATCGTTCCCTTTGACGCGCGCAAGCGGGGGCCGGAAGAGCGGGCGGCCATGCTCGAGAATCTGGGATTTCGACTTTTCGCCTATGACTACAGGGCGGAACACATTCCGACTTTCGATCAAGAGCTCGAATCCTGTGCCCGCCGCGGCGTGAAGCTTTCAGCGTGGTGGTTTCCCGGTGCGTTGAACGAGGAGGCGCGAACCATTCTAAACGCCCTCTCCAGACATGGCACGAGAGCCCAGCTCTGGATCACGGGAGGGGGCAGTCCGGCCCGCAACGAGGAGGACCAGCGCCGAAGAGTCGGGGACGAAGCCCGCCGAATCGAGCCGATCGCCAAGGCTGCCGCCGAGATGGGCTGCACGATTGGGCTCTACAATCACGGAGGCTGGTTTGGGGAACCAGAAAACCAAATCGCCATCATCGAACACTTGGCGTCTCGAGGCGTGGCCAATGTGGGGATTGTTTACAACCAACACCACGGCCACGACCATCTCGACCGCTTCGAAAGCATGCTGGCGAAAATGAAACCCCACCTCATCGCGCTCAACCTCAACGGCATGGATGACCGGGGAGACCGCATGGGACGCAAGATCCTTCCCCTGGGCCAGGGCGCTCGCGATCTGGAAATGCTCCGAATCATCGAGCGCAGCGGCTGGCGCGGCCCGATTGGCCTTCTCAATCACACCGATGAGGATGCCGAAGCCAGGCTCTTGGACAACCTCGAAGGTTTGGAATGGCTGACCGGAATCGCGGCCGGACGGGATCGGCCCAAGCCCGTTCCCAGGTCCTGGAAGCCTGCTTCAAATTGAGCTCCCCCGTCGGGCGGTCGATGGAGGCCCCTCGATCTCGATGTGTTCAGGTTCAAGTATCGCGGCATGCAGCCGTTCCGGATCGCTGCTCATTCCCTTGCGCTATTTCTCCTTGAGCTCGATCTCGCCCTTCCAGGCTTCCGACGGAGGTTCCTCGAGATAGTCTTCCACGTATTTCATGAGGAACTTTGCGGGTCCATCCTCGGGTCTCGCTTCCAGTAACTTCAGAAGGGAATCGCGCGCCTCCGCGAACCGGCGCTCCGTAAAGGCCACTCGCGCCTGCTCATACAGAAGTCGCCACAACTCGGTGTCTTTCTCCTTCCCCGCCTCATCGATCAATTCGTACACATCCACCGCGCGCTTCTCGAAGCCCTTCAATCGAAACCGCCCCGCGTAGCGCGTGACGAACTTGCCCCTTACTTTGCTTTCGATGTCCCCGGTGAGCAGCACGTCCGTCCCCAGGAATTTGTTCAAGCCCTCCATGCGGGAGGCCAGATTGATGTTCTCGCCAAACATCGTGTAGTCCACCCGGCGGCGGCCACCGAAATTCCCCACGTCGGCCAGCCCGCTATGGAGCCCGATGCGCGTGCGCACATCGAGCCCTGGAAACCGGGATTTCACGGCCTCCAGCGCGGACCGCTCGTTGCGAAGCTTCAGCGCCCCCCGGCAGGCAAGCTCATGATGATTGGCCTGGGCCTCGGGCGCGTTCCACACTGCGAAAATGGCGTCCCCGATAAACTTCACCACCGTGCCGTCGGTCGGGTCCAGACAGTTCTCCAGAGCCTTGTCGAAGTAGCTGTTCATCAAGTCCGCCAGCTCATTGGAAGGCATGCCCTCGGAAAACGTGGTGAAATTCGCGATGTCGCTGAAGAGCACACTGACTTCCTGCTTGTGCGCGCCAGGCTTCAACATCGATCGCTCCCCCGACTTGGCGATCTGGGCTGCCCGCTTGGGGGAGACATACATCGCCACCGACTGTTCCATCAGACGCTTTTGCACGTAGAGCGTGACGGAATTGTAAACCAGGGACCAAAAAAGCGCCGCGGGAATCTGAATCTTCACGATCACCATCCAGGGAAACCACATCTGAATGCGGGTAAATGTCAGGTAGGCCAGCGCGGCGACACCCACCGCCGCCACCAAGGCCACAAAGGTGGCGGCCAGCGGACGCATCCCCG harbors:
- a CDS encoding bile acid:sodium symporter family protein, coding for MTLLPVLRPFLFPLCLAAFVGSAMAQPSWFGRWGGLDLKDLIVPLIQVITFGMGTTLSPADFTRILKQPGPILIGFVLQFSAMPLVGYAIATGMAFEPEVAAGIVLIGSVSGGVASNLITYLAGGNVALSVTMTACSTLAAPFATPALMKLLAGRLVPIDASGMMVEICNMILVPIVTGLAAHEMLYGRRAIWKSGSTLATVTALAVGLAAASGSLPVPLALRKGLIIGFLLLGLVALTKWIVEIILKREGNWMDAALSFFSMLGICIIVAIITARSRDKLIEVGPKLLLAVILHNAIGFWLGYGGARLARLDERTARTVSIEVGMQNGGMASALAMGVMNSPAAALAAAIFGPYMNVSGALLATWWKRNPPKDLPPESSTPSR
- a CDS encoding sugar phosphate isomerase/epimerase → MSFPHGTDAGLDSVKATPLGDRFAWNRRAFLHAAGWASLGGLGVSSLSAQQTGPSARRPRPCLTPGSIGVEGKQMEVMEMAVRHGFEAVEPFPGFLAGKKSDLGEVRQVMKRHGLTWGASGLSVDFRKDDNVFRQGMKGLPRLAQALQEFEATRVGTWISPSHATLPYLQNFKLHATRLREIASLLKDHGLRLGLEYVGTHTLLVRQRYPFVHTLAETQDLIGEIGTGNVGVVLDTWHWWQAEDTPADIESLKAEDIVSVDLNDAPAGIEKRSQLDHQRELPGATGVIDVAPFLRALAKIGYDGPVRPEPFNKVLNALPNESALEATARAMKKTLALAGSF
- a CDS encoding adenylate/guanylate cyclase domain-containing protein, with translation MADSSPHRESELLSEQARAAGRRLVKKLGRHGLSGLVGALLATILGVIHLDPGLFFLPNSFGLATVRESYDLLFPMRGTIPLSQEEVVVVYLDDTSFESLKQPYLEPWKREFFTQLMKRLMEERAAGVVFDIVFSDSSRDASIDEDFARGLKGFTNYVIAADWTTPEPGKKLRTVKPPNDGFFDQIEQLGLSEMQPDDDLFVRELFPGADTEGVYSLSWAMAKVMRISSVRGATAAQERRYINFYGFPGHVPFVSFYKVIQDVPDQVPPGFFTGKVVFVGERIVTFRPGQRKDEYISPFSYWSPISKFMPGVEIHATQYLNLLRGDWISRMPKIYEGALIVLMGMALGIFLAGMRPLAATFVALVAAVGVAALAYLTFTRIQMWFPWMVIVKIQIPAALFWSLVYNSVTLYVQKRLMEQSVAMYVSPKRAAQIAKSGERSMLKPGAHKQEVSVLFSDIANFTTFSEGMPSNELADLMNSYFDKALENCLDPTDGTVVKFIGDAIFAVWNAPEAQANHHELACRGALKLRNERSALEAVKSRFPGLDVRTRIGLHSGLADVGNFGGRRRVDYTMFGENINLASRMEGLNKFLGTDVLLTGDIESKVRGKFVTRYAGRFRLKGFEKRAVDVYELIDEAGKEKDTELWRLLYEQARVAFTERRFAEARDSLLKLLEARPEDGPAKFLMKYVEDYLEEPPSEAWKGEIELKEK
- a CDS encoding DUF4912 domain-containing protein, giving the protein MKKTKRPTAAKTRSTRPRRQTPARKPARPKRRIPVAPKPTQSGPIPAILLEGDDWPWAIPAENPVPQAAEIEAPVVTDPPSLSSVSLQLASDVSEDSDPPAPAASPSDVSALAPVDALPPSPAPEPLRIEVAPELGSTLWLAAVEPRKLHASWTLDPAGSKQAEVSAIFLHVWRFSPGTEFDTLVEVSGSASHQFIEVPFADSDYRAELGCFEASGIWRPMALSDPVRTFRSPVQEDPPSELERLAAPGLPDSSSPCTETVVPPSEPPALPHPRSQDPVENPITTDGDAATPQPSSLPSSGTIGNAVHQHASSPSPSSLSLQEESSPESPRSFWFRTEVELVVYGATEPGASLDLAGMHIPLRPDGTFTARLAFPDGQHHLPVRATSPDGKDTRLIQFELQRQTR